Part of the Mya arenaria isolate MELC-2E11 chromosome 8, ASM2691426v1 genome, TGTTTCATAAAGCAGTTATTTGTTGCCGTGTTTCATAAAGCAGTTATTAGTTGCGGTGTTTCATAAAGCAGTTATAGTTGCGCTGTTCCATAAAGCAGCTATTAGTTGCGGTGTTCCATAAAGCAGTTATCAGTTGCAGTGTTTGATAAAGCTGTTATTGGTTgcagtgtttcatttaaagccgtgttattgttgttgaagAATTTTTATTGCACTTGTAGAGTGGATCAATATTCAACTGAAAATCGTTACTAACATATAGAAATATTCGCATTATAATATAGGTTAATTATTAtcgtacaccagagcgatgatgctctGATTACACCTGTATATTTGTTAAACCTCTTAGTCTATCTGATGAACAGTGTTTGTAAACCActtgaaaaataatgtcaaaaacgCTTCGTCGGATGCCGGCTTCATTTTGCTTCTAATAAAAACTTCATATAAACAACAAAGATAGCTTTACTGtttcttcacaattttaaatcaaacatagcacagtctacggCGCTTACGGAGcaccgccttcggtcttttaccagagtttgattgaatgtttaagttcttaaaacacttcgacaaaaccttttcacaaaacgactgcctgacggagcactgttaaaacataagtttggaaacaggtttgttgaagtgttgaaGGAAAATAATCATGTGATGAAACAAAGGTGGGTCTCTTTAAGCTGCATAGACTgacctttgtttaatttaaaacggtgaataaaaataaaagttatctttgttttaagtcttcatttgaagaaaaatattgccttccgccatatttatgacgtcatttatcacgtggttaCCAACACTGATTGAAGAGGTTAATAAACGCATTCAGTTTGTTATCATAACCCCGTGTTTATTTAACTGCttcttaaaaatgatattcgttaccttctataaatatgttacatattttacatattttcacaTACTTAGTCTTCATATTAGCATTTTGCACCGAGAAGCagttttattttctattctaCTTTTTTTACAAAGCGGGGAAAATATGGCTTGAAAGTAAGTTCATGCTGGTGGAGTTGCTTTAAACAAACGggcaaaatatgttttcttgcTTATGTACGActagattaaatatttttagtatttataGCCTAAAGTgcctacatgtataataataaatataattttaaactgataTTGTATATAGCATTTCAATTTTGCGCTATTtatagtaatatttttattaagaacatatatatgtatatgggATGCTTGTTTTAGCGAAAACATGATAAATGTACGAATGAAACTTTTGGCACGAATATTTCGGCTTAGGGTTTTGAATGACTAGATAGTAATTGTGCTCAAGTCAGTAAAATGGAACGAAAAAGAGGAACTATTATAAGTCATTTTAATTGGTCAAgaaattatgcaaaaaaatatacatttttttcaaatatttttgcgctgattttttttatgaaaaaaaaatagctttaagtattatattatttattggtttaaacatattaaattcataaaaagtCAAGAAAATATACTTCACAATCATGGTTTAGAAGTTGATCGGAAGCTGAAGGCTTTTTAAAAAGCTGTTTTATTCCAACATACTTAgacatgtattgttttgcttGCGCATGCTAGTATGTTTGTCTCATTAGAATATTTGGGTGAAAACACGACATTTTATCTTGGTTACCAAATTATGTTCGGGTGAAAAGTGATTCAAACGGTGCTCATGTACGTTTTAATCTCTCGTAAAACTCATGTATCATGCATTTTCGGGGCATCATGACATACGTGTGTAGTTTGAAATGGATATTTAACTCCTTAAGGGGACACTCAGGAgtgtttgtaatacattttacagatatatgatataattatgatttcattatatttcatttgtacgAGTCTTTGAATTTTAATAGTATATTTTGTAGACAAGTGATTTATAGATATTCGATATTACTGacaacattttctattttagaCAGAATGCTCCTTTAGTTTTGTtgtacatataacatatacattgattgattgatgattgattgattggttagTCGATTAATCGATTGCTTgaatgattggttgattgattggttgattgattggttgatcaattgactgactgactgactgactgtctgtctgtctgactgactgactgactgactgactgattggttggttggttgattgattgattgattggttgattgattgattgattgattgattgattgattgattgattgattgattgattgattgattgattaatttgcATAGAAACGCGAAACACTATACTCATTACATGCACTTATTTGGAATGTTTAATAGTTATTATAGTAATAAATGCACTAACATTTTcttgttaattaaaaaaaaagaattaatcaacaaaatgcttaaacctTGTAATGCAGGTGTAGCTATATATGAATATGGTGGATTTAATTCCCATAAATGCGTCGAATGCTGTATTTAGTCTTTGATTAATTCCgttttatttaattgcattAAAAGATAAACTCCTAAGCCTGAACTACCGTATTTCAGGCAATAAACGAGCTGGATGAAGTGCTTAATGGTGAATCTTCCGGGTAAGTTTCGATAAAAGTAAATatgcttttgaaaataaaatatgcactGTGGCTTTTATCATAAAGTGTTTTTCTTCATGcgaatgttttttaaacatttccttttTAAAGTATCCTAAATTCGACAAAtttaatcgtttttttttcgtttatacAAAACCATTTGTgaagtaacatttaaatgaatgcaaGAAATGGCAGTTTCTTCTTCTCTTTTTACCATACTCTCTTTGTCGATGAATTTCTAATTCATAGCCTGAAAACATGAATtgagaattaaaaatatttttaattgcatatcaaaaatattttcaatatggtAGTGACTAatgaaatacattgaaatagACTTATTTATATCGAAAATAATATCAAAGTTAAATCAACATTGTAATAAACAATTGAATTCCATAAATTTAGGAATAGCCAATCGCTTGCTGATTCATGACTTTGGattctacccccccccccccaaaaaaaaaataaaaaaaaataaaaaaaaaaataaataaataaaataaataaataaataaataaaatcaatagcaataaacaaattgaaataaaaataagaaataaataagaaataactaaatgaaaataatttaatagcACTACTTACTCTGAATTATCCAGTGGTTCCCGGCAAACAATAGCGCTTAGTGTTGTTCAGAAGACAAGCCCGCTATTGAACGCTCCCACAAAGACGCGGGCACGCCCTCCTGTTTTGAACACGAGAAACGCACAACAAACCGAAAGTTTTGAGTCACATGACACTTATGATTTCATACCGGAGCCCGATTACTCACCACCTGCCTCCCCCACTCAGAATGACGTCACTTCCGGTACAGATTCCCTCCAACGCGAGAAACAGGCATCAGGTGTGTACAAGAACCACATTACGCCGAGAAATAGCGCACAGGACGATGGGGTTGACTTAGATCCGCGAACTTCCGGTATATACACTCGCGTCATCCGGCCAGATTCCAAGAAAAACTCGACGCCAAACCGAGCATCCGGTGAGTACAACAAGGCCATACGACCCGCACCGGGAGCGGTCAATGTGATGCCTAATGTAGGTGAAATCCCGAAACTAAAACGCCTTGGATCAAAAGAAAATTCTTTCGAAAGTGATAAAACTAGTCCGCGTGCAAATGACAGTCCTCGGTCGGAAGATAATACGTATGACAATGTTACATCGCTTTCTGTCAAACAAATGCAAGAACAATTTGAACAACCGTACGTCTTTGAGAACAAAACTCCAAGTAAACCGCTGAGCCCACGAGAAAAGAAACAAGCGCCTCCAGTTCCTACCGGAAATAGACCGGTACCGCCGCCCCCAGCTCCATGCGCACCGACAGCTCCGGCGCCGCCCCCGCCCCTCGTGTTTGGAGGCAAACCCATGGGCAAGGGGCATCTTAAGCAGGTCCATTGGAATAGGACACCAAAGCCCATGGTACGTATTTCTACGTCTTAATTAccgtttaaagtaaaaacaaacattatttttttaactttttaaatggACATAACTAATTTACCCATTTCTTATCTCGAAATTTACATTTGAGCTTGAAATTCTGTTCGATAAAAATTgcgtttttattttaaaaccgGTTTACCTTTCGCGGAGTTCCGCAAGAAAGACAtgggtcatgcatatgtaaaacacgaATCAACAAGCTCAAGCTCCCTGGcctttggctccagctcaagccagaaaaagagtataaacatgttaattcCGGTAAACAGgtggtcatttttattcccgacaaaataaaagcactcaaTAATACTGGTTGTATCTTAACTGTAAGCgtcttgagtgaaattcagctgaaaattggtgaaaatgaactttcgtttgtaaacttGCATGTGTTTGATGGAAGAATCGGTCTAATAACTCcattaacaatatgtttacaaaataacctaaatacgtgtgaagattaaacatatttatatgccactgcattccccgatttatcaaataagccctcataattgtgatattagataaaataacgagtcatacttacgttttatgatgatgtccgttcttttgctctagctcggaagtttCATTGGCTCTTTGTTATATACAgttcctaaaagagctggagccactgtttcgcatgCGTGACTTCGCATCCCATCTAATGAATGGTTGTCAATGTATACCAACGGCTAGTGTATATAGTTGCGTCTTAATACTTGAAACGTGTCtcagaaaatgtaaaagttcACTTTTCAAACgcatttcaaacaaaagaaaataaagtaaaatgatATCTATTTTCCcaattgtatgtatttgttcaTATATTAATCATTACAATGACAGGTGCCCAACTCCATCTGGGAGCGGTCACGTGACCTGACTTCACGCCTGAACCTTGCATTACTTGAGGACCAGTTTGCATTAAAGGAACGTGACGCCCCTATTACGCCAggtaaaatataagtttaatcTACATTTAGCAAGACATCTAGCATACACACATAAGCTCTTTAGAGCTTGAACTAAACAGCAGGTAGGAGGACCGTAAAGTGTAAATAACAACAGACAGCGGGCTTAGGCGGGGCTAATTCCATACGTCACTCGGGTGAGGGTATGAGTAAAGTAGTGGCACATCGCGGTCTTAATTCTAATACTTAAATATTAGGCGTACTATTTTAGCCTTCTATCGGATGTTATATTGGCAACTGTTCAGAAGGTATACAGTTTAGTTCTAACTCGATTGATGGAACTTGTTCCGTTATATTTAGTGGTGTATAACCTTATCCTCCGGTGAGACAATCGAATATATCGTCATAGTTAAAGCACATGTTGTAATagagaaaaacaataaaaagtgaAACAGAACGTTATTGTGTATAGTATACAACCGGCAAATAACATCAATAGATATCGACACAACTGCGACACCGAGGAGAATGCCGACCTTGCATTAGACCACTGAAACCCTTTATATAACGGTCCAATGGTCTTCCTTTTCAGGTCCAAAATCCCCTGGCTTCGGCGGACAAAAACCGCAGCTTCTTGTGGACCCTAAAAGGGCAACAATCCTGGACATCTTCATGTCGGGGCTTAAAAATGGGGGCACCAGGCGCCTTGTAGACATACTTAGTAGCGTGTCAGAGGACGACAACTTTCCCGCTGAGAAATTGGCAACTATAAGAAGGTTCGTATGAAAGTTTTGTCCCGAATAGTTAAGGGGTGTTGTGAGAGGGTGTGTGTTGGGGGAGGGAACAGCGGACAAAAATGGGACTTGTGACAAAACATTTGGGCACATCATTGATGCGTTAGGGTTATCGGCTTTATTCATCACTGtggtatatttatattgattaaccattATATTAGTTTTGCATGGATAACACTTGAAGAATAATTTGCTGAAAGTAGTTTGTGAATTTCGATGCTCAAAAGTTTATTAGATTCAAAAGAGCTTTCATGGGGGATAAACTAGTGTCATGTCATCATttgatgtttcatttatatatcttaACATCGTGATTTAATTCAACGGTTACAATTTTATAATCAATCATTACTGGCAAATGTCCACGCGCCATGCTGTGTTATGCAAGAATCTATCGCTCAGTCATTCTCCTGCGgtataagtttattttatagCTCGTCCGAATACATATGTACTTCCTCTtcaatttttatacataaaaaatgcttgttCGACTTTCTTCTTTAGCTTGTCCGAATAGTTATTTTTACTtcaaagtatatataaaaacagGATTGTCGAATAGTCTTGGAGTTTTTGGACTCAGCATATTTCGATTGTCAGGTATtatgacaaaatgtttatttatttcttcagGTATCAACCCAACGACGAAGAAATCGACATGTATAAAGCGCATGCGCACCGGAAGCACGAGCTACATCCGGTTGACCAATTCCTGCTTGAATTGTGCGAAATCCCGTGCCTGAGCATCCGAATTGACATTTGTCTGATTCTTTGGGAGTTCCCATGGCAGTACGATAGCACGTGTCAGGTGAGGACAACGCTatgtttgattaaataaatgattgattCAGAGTGTTTGTTACTGAATCAATgacttaaaaacaattataaagaacaacaaaaacaaacacacaacagCAAGTGAATGGTATTAGTAATTTCATGAATGAATTGATGCATGTGTGTATGAAAGCATGAATAGATGCGCGGATGGATGAATGggaatggatggatggatggatggatggatggatggatggaaggATCTGTGGGTTGGTGATCCAATAGATGGATGGATTGttggatgtgtgtatgtatgtatgtatgtatgcatgcatatatggatggatggatggatggatggatggatggatggattgacgGATGGTCTGTGGGTTggtgaatgaattaatgaatgaatgaatgaatggattgATGGACAGGTCTGTGGGTTGGTGAATGAATTAgcaaatgaatgaatggatggatggatggatggatggatggatggatggatggatggatggatggatggaaggatggatggattgatggatggatggatggatggatggatggatggatggatggatggatggatgggtcTGTGgatgattgaatgaatgaatgaatgaatgaatgaatgaatgaatgaatgaatgaatgaatgaatgaatgaatgaatggatggatggatggatggatggatggatggatggatggatggatggatggatggatggatggatggatggatggatggatggatggatggatggatggatggattgacgGATGGTCTGTGGGTtggtgaatgaatgaatgaatgaatgaatgaatgaatgaatgaatgaatgaatgaatgaatgaatgaatgaatgaatgaatggattgATGGACAGGTCTGTGGGTTGGTGAATGAATTagcgaatgaatgaatggatggatggatggatggatggatggatggacgtTGTTTATATTAATCGATTTATGAATGTAATAAGGCGATTCTTAAGGTTTTTCTTGCATATTACAGCTAAGTACCTCAAAATATTGAATGtcactttttgtttcctttcCCAGCTGTTAGACCAGGTCCACGGTGCCTGTGATGAACTTCTAAACAATGACATGCTGGTTGCCATCCTCGAGTATATTCTTGCAATTGGGAACCACCTCAACCGGAACTGGTCAGAGAGCAACGTCACACAGGGATTCCAGATAACGTCATTGGACAAGGTGAAGCGTCATTGATTTTATAATTAACgtcaatgattttatttctgtttaacgCATAATGGGCTTGTTTATGCACATatggtttcattttttttttatttgggcATATTTGTACACATCACTACTTTGATGTAGGTTTCTTccgtttttgcatattttgaacaaatctCTACTTTGATGTAGTTTTCCATTTTGAGCATACTAATTACAACGCACATTACTCTTTGATTAAAGTGCATAGacaatttaacatttcaaacattatctaagtacattgattttaaacacatttacgGTTGCAGGTACTCGGTTCCGTGattgtgcatatttaaaacacgGTTACTGTGATGTGTTTGATTTCTTGataatgcatatgtaaaacacgaGTATTGTGGTTATGTATTCGGTTCCATGATCGGGCATATTTAAACACGTTTACtgttgtaatgaacttgattcCGTGataatgcatatgtaaaacacgGGTATTGTGGTTATGTATTCGGTTCCGTGattgtgcatatttaaaacacgATTACTGCGGTGATGTTCTCGCGGTTCCTTAATTGTGCATATGGAAAACACGATCATGCGATGATGTACTCGGGCCCTGTGTTTGGAcctacaaaaaatacatttggttcgggtaacccgaccctacctacggaatagacccgaccgtttttatagtcagtttgaaaaaaagaaatgaaaaactaaaaaaatatttttaattgcttttcaatatgtagtttaaaaccttaaatgcttatacacacgtttactttttgaaaaggatgttaccctaacaTTTTTTAAGGCCTTGTGCATTTTAAAACACGATAACTATGGTGATGTACTTAGTTCAATGGTTTTGCAtatctaaaacatataaaaagttACATTATTGACATGAATATGAAACCAAGGaatttttttaaggaaataaataaaaaggggATAAGAACATGAAGTTAAACACCATAAAGAGACTTATATCTATAATAGAagttaataaaataagtatgaTGATTTTAACCAATGCAAAAATAGTCGATTAGTCAATACTACACAGTTAACGcgttaaatgatatttatccAAAAACTTCTTCCTTTTTCATCGAAAAAAGACAACAACGACGAGATAATAGACCTTATAACCAACATCATTTGTAATACAAAATTCACAAAGATCCTATCAATATACACCAAACGGCCACTTACAACAGGAACAAACTAACGTTTAAACATATAAGCTGTCTCGTGTAAgtcatgtattttaatttccatGAATTCACCAAGTCTCGTTTAagacatattatattatatcatcaCGGACGGTGTATTTTAATTGCAAGGAATTCACCAAGACATGTATGTATTAAGACTTACACAAATATTCATGTTATTAAACACACAGTCTCGCtaaagatatgtttttttcaagcaATTGATTTAGTCTCGttgaaaaacatgattttttttttaattatgacatgCTGAAATGTTTAAGTGCAATGCACATACGTACCCGGATAAAGTGTAGAACAAGTATATATCAAATGGGATGAATTTACCACGGACCTACAaacctggtttataggtccatgaaTTTACTTAGACTCGAGAAACACCTACCTATTGGATAATGAGTTAATCCTACCCGGGTAGATACTATCTATATAGCTATTTATACAAGCTAAGCAGCAAGATCccaagtggtctagtggttaggaTTCCGCGCTCTCACCGCGGCGGccggggttcgattccccgcttgggaaaatgttttgttatcaaGTAGTTTGCAGTGTacacattaaaatgtttcaaccATGTAGAAAATATTGCCATATAGCACGAATGAAGTTCATTCATATCTTTGTTTCAACGAATACAATATTTCGATATTGCATACAAATTAGGGTGCTACAATGGCAAAAACAGTGAATACAGTTACACATGTGTGTACGTAGTTGGACCAAATACAATCTGAATGCTGAAACCCAAACTCATACACATATAACAATGTCATTGAGAATTGATTACTTATTGCatcaaacattttcaagaaaaaaaaaacaagaaccttaaagatgcattcttactcccaaataagatttcacgcgattaataatattgtttatatattcccaaaaagatgaataaatgtcgaaaacaatggttcttatgaaggattccgagtttaattttaaagaaatgagcataaaacacggtattcctacctcatgagactatagtagaccacagtaaatcttttagcagtcaccaatcatttaatatttttgcgctttcagctattaaatatacggttacaatcttgttatcagtaattaatatttccataaatgcattatttagtaagtagttaaagatttttCAGTCGAAATGTATGttcgttatacatgtgtatgtattgattttgaataagagtgtcactttaagttgatattaatatgaaaccgaggaaatttattttgtaaatgaaatgaataaaaaaatgaatttggtAAACGAAGGTGGTGTTAACAACTGAGTAGAGACTCATCTCTTTAAATTTGATCACATAATTTTGATGATGTCCATACTACACGGACGTTTCCGAAATTTATTAACGTGTTTGGATATTGGAAATCATAAataagaccccccccccccccccccacacacacacccttCTTCCTTTCTGCATTGAGCAAAGAACATTTGAGGATATGATGGAGACAATGGAATTGAGCAACAACTTcatttgtattacaaaatgcacaAAGTCGTAAATTCATATCAATATTCACATAACGACCACTTACACCAAGAACAAATACATAACATGTCTCGGTAAAGacatgtattttaattgcaATAAATTCACCAAGTCTCGTTTTAgacattttcatgtattttaattgCAATGAATTCACCAAGTCccatgtacattttttaatgttaagaATTAAACCAGTCTCGTTTAAGGTTTGCGTATTAATTACAATGAATTCACTCAGCCTCGTAAAAATTATGTGTTTGATGCAATAAATTCACCGAGTCTCGTTTAAagacatgatttaaa contains:
- the LOC128243595 gene encoding delphilin-like isoform X1 produces the protein MGEMLTLNSAHNFGIYTKSGKRTIFQIDFSDRKISLIERGKIGKCYDFRFLEQYDSEDNLHIVLRFRGNKSLEFDADTAEEKYTICRLLGMILSGETFDANGGDAGEAAIQARLSTKRQIVKEGIIEKKGNTKIPTWSRRRLQVCPGEFSYYKPGVDTALNLVQLWENSTTLTLNGQSGFSVSVRDRAYHFKVIGEKGVNAEEERKRWIVAFQQASQRKRATFLLLEMKNQNQNRQGGILPQNSTDDSFEDPGYYNQGGGRGTGSSSGSNSSREVLDGLEINGEANSRGKYGLKAINELDEVLNGESSGGSRQTIALSVVQKTSPLLNAPTKTRARPPVLNTRNAQQTESFESHDTYDFIPEPDYSPPASPTQNDVTSGTDSLQREKQASGVYKNHITPRNSAQDDGVDLDPRTSGIYTRVIRPDSKKNSTPNRASGEYNKAIRPAPGAVNVMPNVGEIPKLKRLGSKENSFESDKTSPRANDSPRSEDNTYDNVTSLSVKQMQEQFEQPYVFENKTPSKPLSPREKKQAPPVPTGNRPVPPPPAPCAPTAPAPPPPLVFGGKPMGKGHLKQVHWNRTPKPMVPNSIWERSRDLTSRLNLALLEDQFALKERDAPITPGPKSPGFGGQKPQLLVDPKRATILDIFMSGLKNGGTRRLVDILSSVSEDDNFPAEKLATIRRYQPNDEEIDMYKAHAHRKHELHPVDQFLLELCEIPCLSIRIDICLILWEFPWQYDSTCQLLDQVHGACDELLNNDMLVAILEYILAIGNHLNRNWSESNVTQGFQITSLDKVLGVRGKDSGYTLVHFLIQQLQQTDRALLAWPETLQGVKKCAEVSVKSVSAEIEVLKGDLGKVKRHLKVMRSQAAFQNRQDSKFLQDAQNVSVEYEMKLEKLDRRSGELQNKYRKILARFGEPLYQRSDQMFAVIASFMDKFKSAMKDLDGKGSDCRKKSTS
- the LOC128243595 gene encoding delphilin-like isoform X2: MGEMLTLNSAHNFGIYTKSGKRTIFQIDFSDRKISLIERGKIGKCYDFRFLEQYDSEDNLHIVLRFRGNKSLEFDADTAEEKYTICRLLGMILSGETFDANGGDAGEAAIQARLSTKRQIVKEGIIEKKGNTKIPTWSRRRLQVCPGEFSYYKPGVDTALNLVQLWENSTTLTLNGQSGFSVSVRDRAYHFKVIGEKGVNAEEERKRWIVAFQQASQRKRATFLLLEMKNQNQNRQGGILPQNSTDDSFEDPGYYNQGGGRGTGSSSGSNSSREVLDGLEINGEANSAINELDEVLNGESSGGSRQTIALSVVQKTSPLLNAPTKTRARPPVLNTRNAQQTESFESHDTYDFIPEPDYSPPASPTQNDVTSGTDSLQREKQASGVYKNHITPRNSAQDDGVDLDPRTSGIYTRVIRPDSKKNSTPNRASGEYNKAIRPAPGAVNVMPNVGEIPKLKRLGSKENSFESDKTSPRANDSPRSEDNTYDNVTSLSVKQMQEQFEQPYVFENKTPSKPLSPREKKQAPPVPTGNRPVPPPPAPCAPTAPAPPPPLVFGGKPMGKGHLKQVHWNRTPKPMVPNSIWERSRDLTSRLNLALLEDQFALKERDAPITPGPKSPGFGGQKPQLLVDPKRATILDIFMSGLKNGGTRRLVDILSSVSEDDNFPAEKLATIRRYQPNDEEIDMYKAHAHRKHELHPVDQFLLELCEIPCLSIRIDICLILWEFPWQYDSTCQLLDQVHGACDELLNNDMLVAILEYILAIGNHLNRNWSESNVTQGFQITSLDKVLGVRGKDSGYTLVHFLIQQLQQTDRALLAWPETLQGVKKCAEVSVKSVSAEIEVLKGDLGKVKRHLKVMRSQAAFQNRQDSKFLQDAQNVSVEYEMKLEKLDRRSGELQNKYRKILARFGEPLYQRSDQMFAVIASFMDKFKSAMKDLDGKGSDCRKKSTS
- the LOC128243595 gene encoding delphilin-like isoform X3, whose protein sequence is MGEMLTLNSAHNFGIYTKSGKRTIFQIDFSDRKISLIERGKIGKCYDFRFLEQYDSEDNLHIVLRFRGNKSLEFDADTAEEKYTICRLLGMILSGETFDANGGDAGEAAIQARLSTKRQIVKEGIIEKKGNTKIPTWSRRRLQVCPGEFSYYKPGVDTALNLVQLWENSTTLTLNGQSGFSVSVRDRAYHFKVIGEKGVNAEEERKRWIVAFQQASQRKRATFLLLEMKNQNQNRQGGILPQNSTDDSFEDPGYYNQGGGRGTGSSSGSNSSREVLDGLERGKYGLKAINELDEVLNGESSGGSRQTIALSVVQKTSPLLNAPTKTRARPPVLNTRNAQQTESFESHDTYDFIPEPDYSPPASPTQNDVTSGTDSLQREKQASGVYKNHITPRNSAQDDGVDLDPRTSGIYTRVIRPDSKKNSTPNRASGEYNKAIRPAPGAVNVMPNVGEIPKLKRLGSKENSFESDKTSPRANDSPRSEDNTYDNVTSLSVKQMQEQFEQPYVFENKTPSKPLSPREKKQAPPVPTGNRPVPPPPAPCAPTAPAPPPPLVFGGKPMGKGHLKQVHWNRTPKPMVPNSIWERSRDLTSRLNLALLEDQFALKERDAPITPGPKSPGFGGQKPQLLVDPKRATILDIFMSGLKNGGTRRLVDILSSVSEDDNFPAEKLATIRRYQPNDEEIDMYKAHAHRKHELHPVDQFLLELCEIPCLSIRIDICLILWEFPWQYDSTCQLLDQVHGACDELLNNDMLVAILEYILAIGNHLNRNWSESNVTQGFQITSLDKVLGVRGKDSGYTLVHFLIQQLQQTDRALLAWPETLQGVKKCAEVSVKSVSAEIEVLKGDLGKVKRHLKVMRSQAAFQNRQDSKFLQDAQNVSVEYEMKLEKLDRRSGELQNKYRKILARFGEPLYQRSDQMFAVIASFMDKFKSAMKDLDGKGSDCRKKSTS
- the LOC128243595 gene encoding delphilin-like isoform X4, coding for MGEMLTLNSAHNFGIYTKSGKRTIFQIDFSDRKISLIERGKIGKCYDFRFLEQYDSEDNLHIVLRFRGNKSLEFDADTAEEKYTICRLLGMILSGETFDANGGDAGEAAIQARLSTKRQIVKEGIIEKKGNTKIPTWSRRRLQVCPGEFSYYKPGVDTALNLVQLWENSTTLTLNGQSGFSVSVRDRAYHFKVIGEKGVNAEEERKRWIVAFQQASQRKRATFLLLEMKNQNQNRQGGILPQNSTDDSFEDPGYYNQGGGRGTGSSSGSNSSREVLDGLEAINELDEVLNGESSGGSRQTIALSVVQKTSPLLNAPTKTRARPPVLNTRNAQQTESFESHDTYDFIPEPDYSPPASPTQNDVTSGTDSLQREKQASGVYKNHITPRNSAQDDGVDLDPRTSGIYTRVIRPDSKKNSTPNRASGEYNKAIRPAPGAVNVMPNVGEIPKLKRLGSKENSFESDKTSPRANDSPRSEDNTYDNVTSLSVKQMQEQFEQPYVFENKTPSKPLSPREKKQAPPVPTGNRPVPPPPAPCAPTAPAPPPPLVFGGKPMGKGHLKQVHWNRTPKPMVPNSIWERSRDLTSRLNLALLEDQFALKERDAPITPGPKSPGFGGQKPQLLVDPKRATILDIFMSGLKNGGTRRLVDILSSVSEDDNFPAEKLATIRRYQPNDEEIDMYKAHAHRKHELHPVDQFLLELCEIPCLSIRIDICLILWEFPWQYDSTCQLLDQVHGACDELLNNDMLVAILEYILAIGNHLNRNWSESNVTQGFQITSLDKVLGVRGKDSGYTLVHFLIQQLQQTDRALLAWPETLQGVKKCAEVSVKSVSAEIEVLKGDLGKVKRHLKVMRSQAAFQNRQDSKFLQDAQNVSVEYEMKLEKLDRRSGELQNKYRKILARFGEPLYQRSDQMFAVIASFMDKFKSAMKDLDGKGSDCRKKSTS